A region of Lacinutrix sp. Hel_I_90 DNA encodes the following proteins:
- a CDS encoding riboflavin synthase — MFTGIIETIGTVTQLQKEATNLHISLKSTITSELKIDQSVAHNGVCLTVVNISGDEYTVTAIQETLQKTTIGKLTIGEHVNLERAMKLGDRLDGHLVQGHVDQTATCTKAQETKGSWAYTFKYDSSLNNITIEKGSITVNGVSLTVVDSKTDEFSVAIIPYTFENTNFNTFQVGTEVNLEFDVIGKYVSRLNALNN; from the coding sequence ATGTTTACCGGAATTATTGAAACGATAGGAACTGTAACTCAATTACAAAAAGAAGCCACTAACCTTCATATTTCTCTTAAAAGCACGATCACTTCTGAATTAAAAATTGATCAAAGCGTTGCGCACAATGGGGTTTGTTTAACCGTTGTTAACATCAGTGGTGATGAATATACTGTAACGGCTATTCAAGAAACATTACAAAAAACGACCATTGGAAAACTTACTATTGGTGAACACGTAAACCTAGAACGCGCGATGAAGTTAGGAGACCGCCTGGATGGGCACTTAGTTCAAGGCCATGTGGATCAAACGGCGACCTGCACTAAAGCACAAGAAACCAAAGGAAGTTGGGCTTATACTTTTAAGTATGATTCTTCTTTAAATAATATTACCATTGAAAAAGGCTCTATAACCGTTAATGGTGTGAGTCTAACTGTTGTTGATTCTAAAACAGATGAATTTAGTGTGGCTATAATTCCTTATACCTTTGAAAACACAAACTTTAATACGTTTCAAGTGGGCACAGAAGTAAACTTAGAATTTGATGTTATTGGTAAATACGTTTCCAGATTAAACGCATTAAATAATTAA
- the pdxA gene encoding 4-hydroxythreonine-4-phosphate dehydrogenase PdxA, producing MKKEEKIIAGISIGDLNGVGAEIVLKIFEDSRMLEFFTPVIFASIKTMTFVKNHFNLEVNLNSIQSANQIIHGKVNVFNCWKENVDISFGKEDPKIGAYAIKSLEAATKALKGDDIDVLVTAPINKSNIQSETFKFPGHTDYLNQELEGDSLMFMVTDTLRVGLLTDHVPVKDISSHISPELITKKIETVYHSLKKDFRIRKPRIAVLGINPHTGDNGVIGNEDDVVMRPTLQKIKESGKLVFGPYAADSFFGSDNYKSFDAIIAAYHDQGLIPFKTLSFGQGVNFTAGLNKIRTSPDHGTAYEIAGKGTADTGSFKEALFTAVSIYNNRREYEVLHKNPLAISKRKRFEDQKRA from the coding sequence ATGAAGAAAGAAGAAAAAATAATCGCAGGTATTTCTATAGGGGATTTAAACGGTGTTGGCGCAGAAATCGTACTTAAAATTTTTGAAGATTCAAGAATGTTAGAGTTTTTTACGCCCGTTATCTTTGCCTCAATTAAAACGATGACTTTTGTTAAAAACCATTTCAATCTAGAGGTTAATTTAAATAGCATTCAAAGTGCCAATCAAATTATACATGGCAAGGTTAATGTTTTTAACTGTTGGAAGGAAAATGTAGATATAAGTTTTGGAAAAGAAGACCCTAAAATTGGAGCTTATGCCATTAAATCTTTGGAAGCAGCAACAAAGGCATTAAAAGGTGACGATATAGATGTCTTGGTAACCGCCCCAATTAATAAAAGCAATATACAGTCTGAAACCTTTAAATTCCCTGGCCATACAGATTATTTAAATCAGGAGTTAGAAGGCGATAGTTTAATGTTTATGGTAACCGATACTTTGCGCGTGGGCTTATTAACAGACCATGTACCAGTAAAAGATATTTCAAGTCATATTTCGCCAGAGCTAATTACTAAAAAAATTGAAACAGTTTATCATTCACTTAAAAAGGATTTTAGAATTAGAAAACCGCGCATCGCTGTTTTAGGAATAAATCCACATACAGGAGATAATGGTGTTATTGGAAATGAAGACGATGTGGTCATGCGTCCAACACTACAAAAAATTAAAGAAAGTGGTAAATTGGTTTTCGGTCCTTATGCAGCAGACAGTTTTTTTGGCTCTGATAATTATAAGAGTTTTGATGCCATTATTGCCGCTTATCATGATCAAGGTTTAATCCCTTTTAAGACCCTCTCTTTTGGTCAGGGTGTTAATTTTACGGCAGGATTAAATAAGATAAGAACCTCTCCAGATCATGGAACCGCTTATGAAATTGCAGGAAAAGGGACGGCAGATACGGGTTCTTTTAAAGAAGCACTCTTTACAGCCGTTAGTATATACAACAATAGAAGAGAGTATGAGGTCTTACATAAAAACCCTTTGGCAATATCAAAAAGAAAGCGATTTGAAGATCAAAAAAGAGCTTAA
- a CDS encoding DUF177 domain-containing protein encodes MKPLKAFTIPFVGLKVGKHHFDYDIDNKFFEYFEYEDFNRSDLKVNVILEKKTTLLELHFEVSGTVNVNCDVTNEPYDQPLENEFDLVVKFGDEYNDENIDILIIPHGEYEVNIQQYVYELIVLAMPSKRMHPGVEDGTLDSDILEKLEELSPKIKDIKEDEEEADPRWNTLKKLLTDK; translated from the coding sequence ATGAAGCCATTGAAAGCGTTTACAATTCCATTTGTAGGTTTAAAAGTAGGAAAACATCATTTTGATTACGATATTGACAATAAGTTCTTTGAATATTTTGAGTATGAAGACTTCAATAGAAGTGATTTAAAAGTGAATGTAATTTTAGAAAAAAAGACAACACTTTTAGAACTGCATTTTGAAGTTTCAGGAACCGTTAACGTCAATTGTGATGTTACTAATGAACCTTATGATCAACCTCTAGAAAATGAGTTTGATTTAGTAGTTAAGTTTGGTGACGAATACAATGATGAGAATATAGATATATTAATAATACCTCATGGGGAGTATGAAGTTAATATTCAACAATACGTTTATGAATTAATTGTATTGGCCATGCCAAGCAAACGGATGCATCCAGGTGTTGAAGATGGTACATTAGATTCAGACATACTTGAAAAATTAGAAGAATTAAGTCCTAAAATAAAGGACATAAAAGAAGACGAAGAGGAAGCAGATCCTCGTTGGAATACATTAAAGA